A window of Chelmon rostratus isolate fCheRos1 chromosome 18, fCheRos1.pri, whole genome shotgun sequence genomic DNA:
GTGAATACATTAAATGTTGAGTCACGCTCCTGATGAAtcaaatgtttgtctttctgcccaGCAGCTCTGAAAGCTGCTGCCAATAAATTACAAAACTTCTGGAAAAGTCTTCCCAGGAGCGTCAAGTTGCGTGAAATAGCACAGGGACCGGAAAAAGCGTTCGCGTTTCAATATAAAAGCACGAAGTTTCTGTTACACATTCTGGAGGATGGAGAGGACCTGTTCAGGAGTGGCACATATAGAAATCAATCAAGCAAAGTGGAATTACGTGTTTTATATGGAGTAAAGCAACTACCATACCATATCATACCATCTTCTTCcacttatccggggccggggGCAGCAGTGTGAGTGGGTAAACCAActaaaaaatgctaatgtttaagGCCAGAACATTATATTGTAGCCTGGAACCAATGATATATTGCAGAATAAGATCATATAAATTAAGATGATGTTCAATACATAATATTACACATACATGTGTGAAACTAGCAATGACAGTACAGGATATTTAAGGTTTCTCTTTGAGTACAACATTGAAGTATTTTTATGAAAATATGTGATGAATCAATTAAGAAATcattatttacatatatatgtatatatatcagTGACCTTTACAAGTGCTGGCAGGCTCATTTTTTATTACCTTTGTACAGAggttggctgtttttttttctattttctgcaaagctaagctaaacagcaCCTTAAGTATACAACAGATAGACGCAAAAAACTTATTCTCCAAAATGTGAAGCTATTCCTTTGATAACTTTACAAGCTTTAAGGGCTTTAAGCTTTAAGGGCTTTAAGGGACACACAAGGGGGGGAAGATTGTTTTGTCATataatgatttattttgaagtgcAATACAGGAAATGGGCTTTTGCATTGCTGCAGCTTGACAGTAGCGGCGGCGGGCGGCATGCCTGGTCAGTGAATCACATGTCTGCACCGTCCCGGTTATCCGCTGGTATAAATacaagcagcagagacaccGGAGCAGCTTCAGACGGTCTGGAGTCAGAGGAACCTGACGGAGGTGAGTCAGAcgggcttttattttgttaaatcCTGCAGCTCGATGATGCTCAAACGGTCTCTTTGTATCCCAGCTGTGATAACTGTTATTATGATGAATTAGATTGGAAAAGAGAATAACATACAGCTGCATTTTCTAGGTTTAGTTTATGAAATGTCAGATTGGAAACATTTCTCACTGTATTTCAGATGCATAACGGATCTTGattttatatgcatttttttgttattgtggtGCGTTCAGTTGTTTTTCCTTGTACAGACTTCACGGCTGACTGGCTGACTGCTGTTTGCATTGCTTACTCATGGGTGTGACCTCCATCTTTGGATCAAAACAACTGGATTAGGGTAGATGACATCATAGTGTGGTTGGTTCACTTTAATACACTTCAGGCTATGAACTTAGGCACACCCATCAAACAATACTAACGgcaaaacagaggcagaaacatgCAATTTGATGATGAACCTTGGAGTGAAGGTATAGAGGATGCACGCAGGTAGATTTTATACATGTGTAACAGCTATGTGCCAGTATGGACACAGAATGtatatgtttcttcttttttgtacattttctagTTTAGAGCTGACCCTGATTTCTTCATAATCATATGACAAGTGAATCCTTTGGGTGCAGACATTCCCAAACACTTCAAATGAGGCCAAAATGAGGCCACGTGTGCCAGTGTCCCATTTGTTGTAAATGGGGCCCAGATGATCCACATTAGTTAATGAGTTAATTCTTATTATACCATCGGGGAAGTCGTCTgtgcagagagagtgagactgaggcagagggagaatTGATCAGTGGTGAAATCAAGCATCAGCAGGTGTTTTCAGATGACGTAGCTATAAATGTTGCTGCAATAAGACCCTGGAGGAAAATTCATATGTTACAGATACAGACGAAGAGGTAACAGATAAAGAGCTgcttaaattaaatgaaataaattacagAAATTAGAGCTCTTATAATTAAAAAGATGTATACAATGCAATATAATCAGACTGTATCAGTGAATTGTGCAAATATATGCGTAAAGAAACCCATTAGTGCCATGACATATGAGCTatacatatataacatataataatatattgGAGTTTGGTTCTGACTAATGAccattttcattactgattaatccACTGATTATTTCacaattaattgattcattgttttggtGTATAAAAGGTCAGGTATTATTATAAAACGTCCATCACTGCTACCGAGGTGACGACACTAAGAAAACAGGGAACTGGAACcaagtttttacatttttagctAAAAATGGCTGGCATGATAAATCGGTTATTTAAAGTCCTGGCTGATGAATCCAACAATTcaacaaaatgtttcagctgcaaATTAAAGTATACAGTGTTATGTGTCATAGTGGTCGGCAGATATGGGTTTTTTGGCTGATGCTGATATTTAGAGAGCAGCTGAtataatgttgttgttttctagcatctgataaaacacaaaaaccaacaaaataaatgtccacGGGTAATCATAGACTATGAGTTTTAGTGCATTCAGCAACAGCagatcaaaaaaataaatagtgcACACAGTAGCAACGACCGATGGCAATTATCTCCAAATAAAAGATATCGGTCCAATTAATTAGTCCATCTCCAATACATAATATATGTGTGCTATGTGTAATATACTCACACTATACAGTAACATTACAGTGATAtgaaaaatagaagaaaatcaTCATGTAGGATATGATATCTAAAAATACAATCATAGCAATATGATGTAAATATTACTTTCTAGTGATATATGTAATATTatgcattgtaaaataaaatagtttCAGAGATGGACTTGAACGCAGCATCTGATGCGAATGTGTCCGCCTGTTTAAACTCACAGTGGACAAATGCTCGTATTTCACTCGATGAAGCTGAGGCTGAACTTTCTGGAAGGCCTCGGAGACAACATCTGGACCCGAGGATGGTTGGTGGCTTTGCATTCTTTCGGTTGTATAACCAGGATCCCTGCAGCTGCTACTCAGCAAACAGTGTAGCGTGACCTCTGCGTTGTAAATGAgttctcctcttcatctgtttgaCTTTCTCGggctttgtctgtttttttctctcctctcatgcGTTGCTCATTCTTTCCCCTCTGCGCACGTCAAGACTTACTCATTCGGCTTTCTCCTCACTATAAAGGTCTCACTGGAAGGAGGCCGTCCCTGTTTACAGACCTTCCAGTAACTGGCATGCTGTAATTAAGCGATGGCTTCATTGCCACATGAATAATGACCTCATTGTTTAATCggctgcgtttttttttttttgctgcactgtACGTGTTAAACTCGTGAACACGTGAGCTCATACAGGGAGGAGAAAGTGGGACATTTTTTAGCCCCCAGGTGGGTGTCTGGTCCTGCTGGGTTTGGAGCAGTTTTTGACTTTTTCCACTGTAAAAAGCACAGAGATTCAGAGAGGTACACTGGAAACTCTGTAGCATTCAATGCGCAGAACAGAAGTTGCAACTAGCTTTATCTCAAAGGTGAGAAAACATATTGTTCAAACCCAAAATTCAAAACATACTTGACTTAAAGGTGCAGCCCTGACCATATGGAGAGAAAGTGGAGTTTGTTTTTTGAGAGGTCAAATAACGAATATTAATTAGGTAATTAATCTTTTACTGTCTCCTGGGCAGCTTTATGCCAAATGtggtgcaaaaacaacacactgtgcATACTGTACTGTGCTTGTTTCCATAGGAACAGTGGATTGTGGGCGAGCAGGTGACTGTGCAAACATCACTGAGCAGGATGAACAAGTGCTTTCACATCCAAAAGAACAACTTGCATaagacacattttgttttcaggaCATTTCACGGTCAGAcagtaaatacagcaaataGCAATTTATGGGTCAGTATCTCTCTTAGCTGGAATGATATAATAAAATGACTTAACTATAACATTATATGACtaaagtatgtggacactcaCGGCTAATTGTGCTTAAAGCTAAAACCAAATCGGACCAAAAACCTCCTTGGTGGAGGAAAATCTCACCTGAcagcagttcccctcagcttgcagagtgttttagcatctttcaggtCGTGACTTTTGTTTTCCAGCCTGAAAGTTTTGGTTCACTATAGTGTagtatttagcagctaaacgGCCAGATATATCCCTCTGGagttggaggagaccaaaaacagagctaaaaggagagtgaaaaaTTATagtgtttgctaacaagttcatcATATCAGCTTAATCTTGATActatgtctgtgttgtgtttgtagctcctttctgctgcccccaagtggccaaaaaaaatcagttattgcacTTCACGCTCTGTTTGGGCCACCATGGGCAAAGTGAGGTCCATGGAGAAATGTTTTCTTGAGAAGACCTTCACTGTCCTACACGGCACCTTGACTTCATCCAACCCCTCAAAGGTGAACTGGAAAGCAGACCGGGAGCCAGGGTTTTTAAACCAGAATCTCCTTTGGCTGAATGGgaacaaatccctgcagcccGGCTCCAAAACCTGGTGGAAAGCCTGAAACCAGAACAGTGGAGACTGTTGTTGCGGCAGATTAATGCTCATGATTTTGAAATGAGAATTTTCAGGCGTCCATATGCTCGGTTGGGGGTACGGCGTTTGGCCGTAGAGTATGAGCTGTTCGTTATTCACCCATTCTCCTCATCATCACGGCTGCAGAAACGATCAGCAGAgactcacagagagagagggagattaaGACTGCCTGggaaaagctgcacagagtAGCGAGACAGCCAGTCCATCTCTCTGATgaatttctccctctgtctttatcttgtgtgtgtgtgtgtgcgtgtgtgtgtgtgtgcgtgtgtgtgtgtgtgtgtgtcagcggtGTATCACTCTCTGTCGAAGCTGTGAccacacaggcagcagaaagaaatggGCGAACAGAGAAAGGGCCTGCTGTTCTCTTTACGTAATACTTTTGAAAGGCAAAGTTGGTCAAagtcacaggaaacactgatctGAGGCCAGTTTGGTCTTAATGTCCTTGCTGGTGGTTTAGTGAATGAAACTGGAGACGGGGAAAATGCAGTCAGCAGGCATCACTTTGAATTATTTATCAGTATTGATCTGTGCGGATATTTTTATGTAATGCTGTGTCAGGGTGGAAAACTGCTGAACAAGCACGGTCATTTTCTACTGCGTAGCTCTCTGGTTTCTCTGCAGCTTGTgtcgccatctagtggacataACGGGGCATTACAACAACATTACACATTCATGTCTGATGTTTTTCCTCAcaggtttttttattttctcatcattGCCTGCTGGCCCCGTGAGAGTCAGAGAGGatgttaatgatgatgatgatgatgaagaagaagaaggggttGAAGACTCTGGCTGTGATGGCCCTGCTTCTGGCCTCAGTCGACTGCATCCTTCTTCCATCACAGGAAGAACTTACTCGTAAGTTTCACAGCGTTTCACccacattgcaaaaaaaatactgttgtgtttgtgcttttttcattttttttttaattatcttattgtatttcacagtaaaacaaGATTTGCTTCTtcaaaaacaagctgcttttgggacttttctgtgtattttttaaatgctgtgatCACCATTTATTAGTCATTCCATTCGTGTCGCTGtgaaaacagctaaaatcaGAAGCAGTGAATGCGCAATGCGTCTCTTGTTGCAGAGATCTCCCTCCAGGGGGAGAAATATCTGGACAAACAGATTGAGAACGCCGTTAACGGggtgaaggagatgaagagtGTGATGCAGAAATCTTCAGAGGACCACAAGAGGTTTTTGGATGCCCTGGAGAAGACCAAGGAGCAAAAGGAGGTGCCTGATGATACTGCCAGAATCAGACAGCGTTTCTTTATACTACAGAACGATTGACTAACAATTCCTTTTTCATACATGTAATCTTATATTATCTTAAACAtattgcagattttttaaagGTTATTGTTTTTTGAGCTCTGACAACAGCAACTATATTAAAACTATATTAAAGGCaatcttaaaacaaacaaaagcaaaatatgtaGAATTATCTTCTTAACCTGCAGAATCTCAaactttttgtcacatttgatcCTGAAGGAAACTCGATTCAACGCTAACAACCAGCAGCGGTCACTAATGCCACTCCCCTCTGGAAATCTCTGTTGTTGAACTACAGGATGCGCTGCGTAcggctcaggaggtggaggccaagctggagcaggaggaggaggtctgcaATGAGACCATGAAGACTCTGTGGGAGGAGTGTAAGCCTTGTCTGAAGAGCACCTGCGTTAAATACTACTCCCGAACCTGCAGCAGTGGATCCGGACTGGTGGGACGCCAGGTCAGACCATCACATGTGGATGCTCTGTATCCACAAATATGTTAACTGTAATCAGTGGTGGAATCTAtctaagtacttttactcaagtactactTGGTTACTTTCctttcatgccactttctacCCCTACTTCACTCCAATTCAAAGGGAAAAACTTTACAAATTAGGATTTATGCccacagaatgaatgaaaatgcacaagAACTGAAACACTTAGTCGAttaattgaactgaattaattaattaattaattaattaattaattaattgaattattttggtttttaaaaacatttgaggattttctgcttttgttttgaattacTGCCATCACTTTTAATTAGTTTtaataattttgaggtttggacgAAGGCTCTGTGTACTTGTGAAGGTGTTTCTCACTATTATCAGAGTTTTTACAAATCagttaatggagaaaataataatgaaaataataatcagtTGAAGCCCAGTTAgttccacctcaaccaactgcagcagcaaaatcctgcttttacatgagtGCATGAGTAACAATAATGATATTGGTATTTTTTTACAGTggtggtatttgtacttttacctaagtaaaggatctgagtacttccttcACCACTGATTATGAGTTATATCTTTGGATTCAAATAAAAGACAAGcataaaatactttaaaacagcaaactgGATTTTCAGTGACATGTAACTTTGTGGCACAAATACTCCAGAAAAGATCAGTATCagcaacaaaaagacatttctaCCTCTGATGAGGTACAGAGCCAAAAAGTATAGATGTTTAGGTTTGATTTGAAATTCTTtgacctgcagctggaggaggtgctgaACAGAACGTCCCCCTTCTCCATCTGGATCAACGGGGAGAAGATAGACGTCCTGGAGCAGGAGggacaaagacagagcaaagagTTCAGGAACCTGGAGGACAAATACACGGAGATGGCCGACGGTGTGGACAGCATCTTCTCAGACAGCATGAAGGTACCGTGTAAAACCACAGCAAAGCTTTAAAAATCTATTAATTCCATTGCAAGCTTTGAATTAGAGGAGAGATGGGAGTTACTGAGATTTACCAGCAGAGCTTCACACACAAGTCTCAGAGCAAAGCTTCAGAGCGAGTCCTTGATTTAGGATCTTGAATCACAGCCATTGTTTGCATGAGTTAAAGAAAGTGACACTTCCAGATGAAACGTCAGCAGCTCCGTCTCCGTGTCGTCCCTGTTTCTCAGGTGGCCGATCACGTGCACTACAACCCTCCAGTGTTCTTCCTCCCCAGTTTCCTCGGCCCGTACACTCGCCGCAGCAGAAGCATTCGCTCTCTCTTCCACGATCCTTTCCACAGCTTCCAGAGCTTGTTCTCCCCCATGACGGGCATGGGCAGGAACTTCTTCAGTTCCATGGGCTCCATGATGGACATCGACGCGGACACACCTCCCAATGAGGGTACGCTTCCTCGCATAGTCCACTCAAATGCCCTCTTTACTCTCTGCTGATGTGCAGGGAGCTGTTGGAGGGTTTGCAGGAAGCTGGACTCACACGAGActgaaacatgagaaaaatcTACTCTAGCATACTGTGGCTTTTTTACAGGTGCATTCAAACTCAGAGTCTATTTTAATTCCCTTCTGACTGAAATTCAGGACTGATTAtcagtccaccatgttgcaccagcATGTTTTGCAGtagcccagaagggacaaatgacagaaacactggCTTTATAGAGCgtcttttgcatttttagcagCCACTGCAGGGGAGGTTGAGGTGACTGGTGTTcagttggctgcaatctgcagATTCACCAccagatgtcactaaatccccCACACTGGTCCAAATAGGAGAAAGTTTGGGAACTTCTCTAGACTCACATGTCGGATAACTGGTTTGATTCTAATGTTCAGAGAGTGTTAACAACAGTTTTATATTGTTGCTTTGTCATCTGCATCTGCACCAGGCTCGGCGTGTATCCACATGTGTAGTCACGTGACCAGAAATCACAATTAGGATTAGAACATTTGAGTTGAAGATTTGAAACAAGTGGATCTGTGAGTGATCCCTGcagttttctgtcagtttcaaaCCAGACATGTAAACTAAGAATACACGTCAAGGTTGCGAATGGACATTTCcacgctgtgtgtttgtgtctggttgCAGACGGAAGCGTTAATGAGGACGTGGTCATCACCAAACCGTTTGGCAATGGCAGGATGACCTGCAGAGAGATTCGCCGCAACTCAGCCGGTTGCCTCAAGTTCCGCGAAGAGTGTCAGAAATGCAAAGACATCCAGCATATTGGTAAGTGGAGTTAGAGTTAGAAAGCTAATAAGTTAGAAAATGTGGAACGTAtaggcagcagaaacaaactaaTAAAGCGCAATACTGAGGGAGAATACATGAGATTAAAGATGTCatgaaacaataataataaccatTGAAAATGTTAAGTGGGTTCGCTGAGGCCCGGCTGTGTCCGTTCACGCAGCTTCCTCCTGCAGGAAACCAGCAGGAGCTGAGTGATGATCCAGAGATGTTTTTATTAGAGCAACACAATTAGGATTTATGTTaatgcaggaaacaggaagggcTTCAACTGAATGGCAGCGGAGGCAGAGAGCGTCATTTAATTATGTAATCTATTCCCTTCGTGTTGACGATGCTTTTGTTCCTCTGCGGTGAGCAGGAAATGTTTCATCTACATGTGAATCACTGAGACAtttggaaaacacaaagaggttCATATTGATTTCACACTCAGAGGGATGAACACTATAGCCTAAAATCTATCTTTAGATTTTAGGTAATATCATGCAGCTGGCGCACTTTGTGTCTATTCTTCTTGTCCCCTGATTGAAAACTAACAGTATGTTTATCAGGAAGAAGGTTTTTTCTTCTATGACATTATAAAACATTGTCAGAAACACTGTAAACTGAGGCCAATCAGGTGGATGTTGCAGCTCATGGGTAAATGTTAAACctgtaataaatgattttttggccactttgggGCACAATTTTGACATATCATCACTTTTTAAGTCTATCTAATGAACTTGTTAGCAAGCAGTTgattatttacacatccagcagttacagagcaacattatttTGGCTCATTTCTGGTCAGATGATAAGTGTAATTTAAGTATTACGCTTTTTTAGCTCCATTTTTgctctccaccacctcctgagggaaacatctggctctttagctgctaaatgcttcactgtgttccccaactttgtctgtctgtttgctgagcaggtagtgtacagttggtttttagagctttttctctgaaatcgGCAGCATGCTGCATCCGAAAATGACActatgagagcagagagagtgaagtTAAACAGTAAAGTTGCTCTGTAAAGCCGACAGGAGCTACAGATTCAGGTTCATCGGCGTCAGCGACCCCTTTGAATTGTCATTCAATACCTGGTTTGTCATAAAAATcaggcagcaaaacaaatgtaGTGTCCTCTAATTGATTGAAGTCCAGTGTGGTCAGTACATGTTTCTCACCTCGCTCGAGCGCCTTGATGATGGTGTTCCTCCACAGACTGCTCCGGGAAGAAGCCTCTGGAGGGCCCGctgaaggaggagctggagaaggcgCTGGCCATGGCCGAGCGTTTCACTCAGCAGTACAACAGCCTCCTGAAGAGGTTCGAGGAGCAGATGTTCAACACCTCCGCCATCCTGGACCTGCTCAACTCACAGTTCGGCTGGGTGTCGACTCTGGCCAACAACACCAAAGACGACTTCTTCCGGGTTCAGACGGTACGTAGACCTGCTCGCTGAACTCATCCGCTCTCCATCTGCTTGTGTTGGTTCGAAGTGCTTAGCTTGACCGCCGCCTTGTAAGCTGAAAAGACTGGTATGGAAAGGCAGATGTGTTTACTCTGTTCGCTGATGAACGCCTCCCTGTGCTGCAGGTGATCGGCAAGGACACCGAGGAGAAGACAGCcggggaggaggagcagcctgAAGACACCAAGGTGTCCGTGCAGCTCTTTGACTCGCCATCCATGAACTTCAGCGTGCCGGGCAACATCCCCTGGACCGACCCCAAGTTCTCCGAGGTGGTGGCCCAGGAGGCTCTGGACCGCTACAAGGAAACCAGCGTGTGAGTGCAACAGCGCTACAAGCAGGAGAAATAATAACCAAAATTTTTAgagttttatttgctttcttgctgagagttcgATGAGACGATTGATGCCACACTCATGTCTGAACCataaatatgaagcaacagccagcagctggttagcttagcttagcatagagactggaaacaggaaaaacagctaGCTAGTCTGGCCAAAGCTAATAAAATCAGCCCTAAAGTCACTACTGCTTGATTTTTTAATCCGTACAAAAGCTTTTAAACTCATCTGgtggttgcctagcaactgctCCAGTGACTGTTAGCATCTGAGAGATGCAGGCTATGCGTTTCCAGTTTCTAGTCCAtgtgctaggctaagctaaccagccgCTAGCTGTAGGTTCATATTTACCACACACATATCGTGAGAAAGCTAATTTAAAGGATTTGTTAAGCTTGAACCATcaagtttggtttgttttcttgtaGCTTGTTTACGTGTCCTGATTGAACTGCCACGTCCTTGAGGTTACCTACGATTTATTTTTATCCTGACAGAATCTTTCATTTGCTAGATACTGCTAGGACAAAAGCAGATTTACTGTTCttaatatttttagatttgtaCAAATTCGAGGCACATTTTGAGGGACTTTCAGCTTTTAAtccacatttcagagagaagtATTGTACAATTGACAAGTTTCTAAtgattttgtaaataaatatttcttaGACATTCACTTGACTAAATTATTTGAGACCTTTGTGTGATTTGTATTTTAGATCTGAAgcctcaaaatgtcaaaaatgtccTAGACCCcagtaaaaacagtaaatagcaacagaaatttacattttggacattttaattgTCTCATCTTTGAGCGAAGAGGCTTtgaatttaatcttttttttgtcattgtttccaAAGTCAAGAGAGGACATTTTAAAGTCAGCCGTGTCCATTTAGGTCTCTTTGGTCTCCTGCTGTCCTGACAATGTCCGCTctccttgtctttgtttttccagtattGTCAAATAAAGCTCCCAGTTGGATTGGCGCCCCAACAAGCACTGTCAGCTGCCAAGAGAACGTTCTGGATTCATCACACCTGAAACCCAGACGACTAACACACCTGGAAAATCCCCTGAAGCCAACCCACTGATTCTGATGTGAATCTGAATAAAGTCCTGCTTTTGCAAACGACACAGTTTAACCTCAGAGATTTATATCGTTACATTAGAACTCTTTGTCCTGCTGTAAGAGGAGATATTCAGTAGATGTAGATAACAGGCCTGCTCATGTCTGTAGCGCCTCCATCATAAGGTCTTATACTCTATGTGAGCTGGGCTTTGCAAACAGGTGCCACAGCGCCTACATGATTCACGCTTGATTGATGAAATTGATGTAACTGACTCTGAAACAGTTAATTCTCTGCATTCAGGCTTTCTAGCACATTAAGTTTTAACTGATATTTTCTCCACAACGGttcaataaaacaaagatttgCAGGAAGCTCAAGTTTAGAGGACGTTAATTCAGGCTGTTTCAGTGACTTTAATGACCTGGAGGTCCCTTCTACGGATCTCGTCTGAGTCGGTTGAAGTGGTTGATTTGCTGGAGTTAAACTGGAGAGGTTAAGAGTcgagaaagtgaaaatattttaatagtTGACGTTCAGGATTTCTTTCAGCTCCGCTGTACAGCAGCTTAGCAATGAAGCAATACATGGAGATCTAATAAAACCTGCTTAAATCCATTCAGAGTCTTTCTCatttctgttgagtttttctGAATTTATGCTGCACTTAGAAATATTTTCAAGTATTTAAGAGCTCAAGTGCTCTTCTGAGACACTTTTGGATTGATTGTACAATATAAATATTCAAATCCCTtgatttttttgcagtttatCATGTGATAAAAAGTGGATTTCAATTACTTTTTAATAAATCTACACACAATAACAAAGAAGTGCTTGCTTTAAATGTTTGGGGTTTTCAAAACAGAAGTATTTAATCctttgtgatgctgctgcaaatTGAGCTCGAGTGTATCCTGATTGGTTTGTTTATATTTGAGATCATTAGTAACTATTATTAGCTGacacgctgcagctgctgctttcttctGTCACTGTGGTACTGAATTCGTCTCTGGTTTGGGTTTTGCTTTAGGTAGTTCAAAGGATTTCATCAATAATTACATACTTTCATATCACAAGTATATAACGTTCTTATTTTCACTACTAATTGCTACTGGAGATATTAAAGATTGCACACAAAATTTACTTAActaaaaaatgcatgaattatttctttttaatgaatgactttttgtgttgtgctgttcaAAAAGCTCCTGAAAACTTTTCGAATGAGCATTAAATAAGCAAAAATCAAAGTTCAAGTTagtaaaaaaattaaacatcaaAAACTCAAAAGCTCAAACGCTAATGCGTGTCATCAGGATTGTGTGGATATAAGCAAATAACCTGCGACTGTCATGAGATTCAgatgaaaatgtctcttttttcagTTTAGCCTGATCCACTTCATCCAAAATTATCCAAAACTTGAGCAGAAAGTCGTGCGTGAGTGAGGAAGCACGTTTTCGGACCCTTTAACAAGCGGTGAAGACGTCAGTAAAGACAGCAGCGTTTAAAATATTGTGccgtttttatttttgtgtaaaaatcACACAGCTGCTAGTTGACTCTGCAGAGATACAGTACATCCATGCAGTTAAACATCTAGGATCCCACAGCCAAGAGAGAAGGAATTAAATAGAATATTCTTTCGCCGTTAGTCAGCAATTAATGCAAATTTACATATGAGTCCAAAAGTGTTTATCATATACAATATACAACACAGATCCGGGAGCAAATAGCATTCAAAATCCCATCAAAGACTTCGTTAACGACTGATTGCTTCTGCCTGCCTGGATTGCCTTTTGGGTTTAGGGAAGAAGGGGAGCTATTGTGCTAGCAAACATAAGTCAATCCCACATGAAGGTTTTTAACAGGGTTTTAAATGGTATTAGTTCCAGGTctggaaacaacaacacactcacacgcacgcacgccaAGCACACTATCATCctcaacagcagaaaaaagaaggCGAGCCTTGATACAACAAGGAAGAGAGGTCAGTCAGCCGCCGTGGAAACCTGAACGCCAGTCGGGGAGTAAGGCTTTAGAAGAAGACCGATTCTTcgcaaacacacaggaagctcCAGGgacaaaac
This region includes:
- the clu gene encoding clusterin; translated protein: MLMMMMMMKKKKGLKTLAVMALLLASVDCILLPSQEELTQISLQGEKYLDKQIENAVNGVKEMKSVMQKSSEDHKRFLDALEKTKEQKEDALRTAQEVEAKLEQEEEVCNETMKTLWEECKPCLKSTCVKYYSRTCSSGSGLVGRQLEEVLNRTSPFSIWINGEKIDVLEQEGQRQSKEFRNLEDKYTEMADGVDSIFSDSMKVADHVHYNPPVFFLPSFLGPYTRRSRSIRSLFHDPFHSFQSLFSPMTGMGRNFFSSMGSMMDIDADTPPNEDGSVNEDVVITKPFGNGRMTCREIRRNSAGCLKFREECQKCKDIQHIDCSGKKPLEGPLKEELEKALAMAERFTQQYNSLLKRFEEQMFNTSAILDLLNSQFGWVSTLANNTKDDFFRVQTVIGKDTEEKTAGEEEQPEDTKVSVQLFDSPSMNFSVPGNIPWTDPKFSEVVAQEALDRYKETSVIVK